A single Natranaerobius thermophilus JW/NM-WN-LF DNA region contains:
- a CDS encoding IS3 family transposase (programmed frameshift) produces MSNKRYNEDFKRTIVDLYNSGSSVKDLSSEYGVTEVTIYKWIKDFSPNQQSGSEGATSKDVEEMQKEMARLKEENEILKKGYDHIRQKVDNTELTEFIKEQKDEHTIKAICDALDFPRSTYYETINRVESNRDKENRELLDQITQIHKNSKKRYGAPKIHAVLINKGYKVSLKRVQRLMRKEGIKSIVRKKYRPYPNREKVVERENLLKQDFSTTFVNQKWVTDITYIDTVKDGWCYLASVMDLHTHKIVGYSFSKTMTTDLVIKAVKNAYDTQKPGNGLILHSDLGTQYTSDDFKRFLRYKGIKQSFSRKGCPYDNAHIESFHATLKKEEVNHVKYLDFKSAEIALFRFIESWYNRTRIHGSLEFLTPQHVEDLAKQSA; encoded by the exons ATGAGTAATAAGAGATATAATGAAGACTTCAAAAGAACAATTGTAGATTTATATAATTCAGGTAGTTCTGTGAAGGATTTGTCTAGCGAATATGGTGTGACAGAGGTTACTATTTATAAATGGATCAAAGATTTCTCTCCAAACCAACAATCTGGCAGTGAGGGAGCCACTTCAAAAGATGTGGAAGAAATGCAAAAAGAAATGGCTCGCTTGAAAGAGGAGAATGAAATCTTAAAAAAGG GCTATGACCATATTCGCCAAAAAGTAGACAATACAGAGCTTACTGAATTTATAAAAGAACAAAAGGACGAGCATACTATCAAAGCTATTTGTGATGCTCTAGACTTTCCGAGAAGTACTTATTACGAAACAATAAATCGAGTTGAATCTAATCGTGACAAAGAAAACAGAGAACTATTAGATCAAATAACTCAAATTCATAAAAACAGTAAAAAGCGATATGGTGCACCAAAGATCCACGCTGTGCTAATCAATAAAGGATACAAAGTCAGCTTAAAAAGAGTCCAACGATTAATGAGAAAAGAGGGTATCAAATCAATTGTCAGGAAAAAATATCGGCCTTATCCTAATAGAGAAAAAGTAGTCGAACGAGAGAATCTCCTAAAACAAGACTTTTCAACTACATTTGTCAATCAAAAGTGGGTTACTGATATTACATACATTGATACTGTTAAAGACGGCTGGTGCTACTTAGCCTCTGTAATGGATTTACACACCCATAAAATTGTTGGATACTCTTTTAGCAAGACCATGACAACAGATTTAGTTATTAAAGCTGTTAAAAATGCTTATGATACACAGAAACCTGGCAATGGACTTATTCTACATAGTGATCTAGGTACCCAGTACACTAGCGATGACTTTAAGCGTTTTTTAAGGTACAAAGGGATCAAGCAATCATTTAGCAGAAAAGGCTGCCCTTATGACAATGCACATATCGAATCATTTCATGCTACTTTGAAAAAGGAAGAAGTTAACCATGTTAAGTACTTAGACTTCAAATCGGCTGAAATTGCTCTATTTAGGTTCATTGAGAGCTGGTACAACAGAACAAGAATCCATGGAAGTTTGGAGTTTTTAACTCCTCAACATGTTGAGGATCTAGCAAAGCAATCTGCTTAA
- a CDS encoding McrB family protein, producing the protein MLPKLVGNYQYNVYFKGYNKSKEDFIEENPEYGGGSGHPGVDLDKFSNDLANLLNADGDSFQEAYIQFSKHIGVGKAIISGYLHLYDPNKFPLINGASISGIEKYIGKQDHLALKNYAEKERKRQNITQPINNSDFRNYLAYYNLLKELLTLEELKNYHYVDAFLWYVSKYGKPDASDVTVPTGAITEVVEEQDGEAPFEQSISNLTEEISFEQDVTEEILNLLKLKKNVVFYGPPGTGKTYVAKKIANYLVGGQSKNIKFIQFHQNYSYEDFIEGIRPESKKVNGTHIIDYPIRPGVFKTLCDNAKENPEEKYVLIIDEFNRGNISKIFGELLYSLEYRSEDNSIQLPYSKEKELFYIPDNLYIIATMNTADKSLTRIDFAMRRRFAFYKFNVDTKILINWGEKQGLVMDSLATLIEDVNNEIGDENFFIGISFFMREDLPETIKYIWKSEIYPYLEEYFIDDMNSNIDKFKWENVKHRLKELIE; encoded by the coding sequence GTGCTACCTAAATTAGTAGGTAATTATCAATACAATGTTTATTTCAAGGGATATAATAAATCAAAGGAAGATTTTATAGAGGAAAATCCAGAATATGGGGGTGGCTCAGGGCATCCTGGAGTAGATCTGGATAAGTTCTCTAACGATTTAGCTAACTTGTTAAATGCAGATGGCGATTCATTTCAAGAAGCTTATATTCAATTTAGTAAACATATTGGTGTTGGTAAGGCCATTATATCTGGCTATTTGCACTTATATGATCCTAATAAGTTTCCGTTAATAAATGGTGCGTCAATAAGTGGTATTGAAAAATACATAGGTAAACAAGATCATCTGGCATTGAAAAACTATGCTGAAAAAGAGAGGAAAAGACAAAATATTACCCAGCCAATTAATAATTCTGATTTTAGAAATTATCTTGCTTATTATAATTTGTTAAAGGAATTGTTAACTTTGGAAGAACTGAAAAACTATCATTATGTAGATGCTTTCCTCTGGTATGTCAGTAAATACGGCAAACCTGATGCTAGCGATGTTACTGTGCCAACAGGAGCAATAACCGAAGTAGTTGAAGAACAAGATGGGGAAGCTCCATTTGAACAATCAATAAGTAATTTAACTGAGGAGATTAGTTTTGAGCAAGATGTTACAGAAGAAATCTTGAACTTACTTAAGTTGAAGAAAAATGTTGTATTCTACGGACCACCAGGAACAGGAAAGACGTATGTAGCCAAAAAAATTGCTAATTACTTAGTTGGGGGTCAATCTAAAAATATTAAATTTATTCAATTTCATCAGAACTATTCTTATGAGGATTTTATAGAAGGAATCAGACCTGAATCAAAGAAGGTAAATGGAACTCATATTATTGACTATCCTATTAGACCTGGAGTTTTCAAAACCTTATGTGACAATGCCAAAGAAAACCCTGAGGAAAAATATGTACTCATTATCGACGAATTTAACAGAGGTAATATTTCTAAAATATTTGGTGAACTGTTGTATTCTTTAGAATACAGATCTGAAGATAATTCAATTCAACTACCTTATTCAAAGGAAAAAGAGTTATTTTATATACCCGATAATCTTTATATTATAGCCACAATGAATACAGCGGATAAATCCTTGACTAGGATTGACTTTGCAATGAGAAGAAGATTTGCCTTCTATAAATTTAACGTAGATACTAAGATATTGATTAATTGGGGTGAAAAACAAGGTCTAGTCATGGACTCTCTGGCAACTTTAATTGAAGATGTAAATAATGAAATAGGAGATGAAAATTTCTTTATTGGAATATCCTTTTTTATGAGAGAAGACTTACCCGAGACTATTAAATACATTTGGAAATCTGAAATTTATCCTTATTTAGAAGAGTACTTCATTGATGATATGAATTCAAATATTGATAAATTCAAATGGGAAAATGTCAAGCATAGATTAAAGGAATTGATAGAATGA
- a CDS encoding HNH endonuclease, whose translation MRTFLLTWNPSKWDWDSLENNTIPEEKYGEIGEGFIHIHHIVPIKNKGGNYTLDPVRDLRPVCPNCHAMLHREDPPLKIDELKKQLENRSSWVLMSTLGSKKKTFWWKLKDDFTLCIYREFKNDIKANKEISVQELESLINYVKKQDWVDLANNVQKISEGMEKEGLGKFLYEKLNWQIAEAQLASHLGSIFTQAGIWEYNGQVRGIKFKHKTDDWKNKLQKLYTEQLDQNN comes from the coding sequence GTGAGGACATTTTTATTGACCTGGAATCCAAGTAAATGGGATTGGGATAGTCTTGAAAATAATACAATTCCAGAAGAAAAATACGGTGAAATAGGAGAGGGCTTTATTCACATTCATCATATCGTCCCAATAAAGAATAAAGGTGGGAACTATACATTAGATCCCGTAAGAGACCTTAGACCCGTATGCCCTAACTGCCATGCAATGTTACATCGGGAAGATCCACCACTAAAGATAGATGAATTAAAAAAACAATTAGAAAATAGATCTTCTTGGGTCCTTATGAGTACTTTAGGCTCTAAAAAGAAAACTTTTTGGTGGAAACTCAAAGATGACTTTACGTTATGTATTTACCGTGAGTTTAAAAACGATATAAAAGCTAATAAAGAAATCTCTGTTCAAGAGCTAGAATCCTTAATTAACTATGTTAAAAAACAAGATTGGGTAGACTTGGCTAATAATGTTCAAAAAATTTCAGAAGGCATGGAAAAAGAAGGGTTAGGGAAGTTTTTATATGAAAAACTAAACTGGCAAATTGCAGAAGCGCAACTTGCAAGCCATTTGGGGTCAATTTTCACTCAAGCTGGGATATGGGAATATAATGGACAAGTAAGAGGGATAAAATTCAAACATAAAACTGATGATTGGAAAAATAAATTACAAAAGTTATATACAGAGCAGTTGGACCAAAATAATTAA
- a CDS encoding GIY-YIG nuclease family protein — translation MNPKTIQIFLPDGSPSSIRIAEITSSIVKLVSVPRNKLDAADKRDELKNVGVYFLIGDDEEKAKPIVYIGEAEDCYKRLKQHNKNKDNWNNAVVAISKTNNFTKAHVKYLEYYCYVKAHEIGRWEIDNSNIPTKPFVPEPMEADLFDVYNTIKILLSTLGFPIFEEIPKSKRKSVFVCKGKEAYAEGDYIDEGFVVYKGSKANLTETQSAGEWLINLRKQLIESGVLVKRDEIYEFSSNYIFSSPSAAAATVLARRANGWTEWKNKDGKTLDDVKRKSD, via the coding sequence ATGAACCCGAAAACAATACAAATTTTTTTACCGGATGGCTCTCCCAGTAGTATTAGGATAGCTGAAATAACTAGTAGTATAGTTAAATTGGTATCTGTACCTCGAAATAAACTTGATGCTGCAGATAAACGTGATGAACTAAAAAATGTGGGTGTATATTTTCTGATCGGTGATGACGAAGAAAAAGCTAAGCCGATTGTATATATTGGTGAAGCAGAAGATTGCTATAAAAGATTAAAACAACATAATAAGAATAAAGATAATTGGAATAATGCAGTTGTAGCTATTTCTAAAACAAATAATTTCACAAAGGCTCATGTGAAATATTTAGAGTATTACTGTTATGTGAAAGCTCACGAAATAGGTCGGTGGGAAATAGATAATTCAAATATTCCTACAAAACCTTTTGTACCCGAACCAATGGAAGCTGACCTTTTTGACGTTTATAATACTATTAAAATCTTGCTTTCTACTCTTGGTTTCCCGATTTTTGAAGAAATACCTAAATCTAAAAGGAAGAGCGTATTTGTATGTAAAGGAAAAGAAGCATACGCTGAAGGTGATTACATAGATGAAGGATTTGTAGTTTATAAAGGTTCGAAGGCTAATTTAACAGAAACTCAGAGTGCAGGTGAATGGTTGATAAACTTAAGAAAACAGTTAATTGAAAGTGGTGTTCTTGTAAAAAGGGATGAGATCTATGAATTTTCATCAAATTATATTTTTAGTTCTCCTAGCGCCGCAGCTGCCACGGTTTTGGCACGGAGAGCTAATGGGTGGACGGAATGGAAGAATAAAGATGGTAAAACTCTTGATGATGTGAAGAGAAAAAGTGATTAA
- a CDS encoding McrC family protein, with protein sequence MMDNTLKLKEYDESNKLQLRQDHLDLLLAKFDNQLKVKSAIDRSGYIICSNSYVGVYDLDDFKIVVEPKIDTANVFKMLSYSYDLIFWHDEKAQFANIQELLDYLVLVFCNQVNRLIKKGLHADYVLVNDKLSYAKGRMNVRELVEKPWEKHKIDCYYDNYQVDILENQIIKFTIDLLKRYIQNNWIRRSLLNTNRYFDSVSLRPITVEDIDQVQYTTLNKHYKHIHNFCKMFLELMGINEQIGETLFNQFHLEMNNLYEKYVGKLLKEELPNNYCVILQDKLHLDEYDQISIRPDIVIYNDVKPYLVIDTKYKGSKDITNNDIYQMAAYMSKTKTDGVLLYPAQEVAETEYIINGRSLNIKTIDLQNLDDGAKDLINWIIKV encoded by the coding sequence ATGATGGATAATACTCTAAAGCTAAAAGAGTATGATGAAAGTAATAAACTTCAATTAAGACAGGACCATCTGGATTTATTACTAGCTAAATTTGATAATCAACTAAAGGTCAAGTCAGCTATTGATAGATCAGGATATATTATATGTAGTAACAGTTATGTGGGAGTTTACGATTTAGATGACTTTAAAATCGTAGTAGAGCCTAAAATTGATACAGCCAATGTGTTTAAAATGCTTTCCTACTCTTATGATTTAATTTTTTGGCATGATGAAAAAGCACAATTCGCTAATATTCAGGAACTACTAGATTATTTAGTGTTGGTATTTTGTAATCAGGTTAATAGGCTTATCAAAAAAGGACTACATGCTGATTATGTACTTGTTAATGATAAATTAAGCTATGCTAAAGGGCGCATGAATGTTAGAGAATTGGTAGAAAAGCCTTGGGAAAAGCATAAAATTGATTGTTATTATGACAATTATCAAGTTGATATTTTAGAGAATCAAATTATAAAGTTTACAATTGATTTGTTAAAAAGGTATATCCAAAATAATTGGATAAGAAGATCACTGTTAAATACAAACAGATACTTTGATTCTGTTTCCTTAAGGCCTATTACAGTAGAAGATATTGATCAAGTTCAGTACACCACATTAAATAAACATTACAAACACATTCATAACTTCTGTAAAATGTTTTTAGAGTTAATGGGTATAAATGAACAAATTGGAGAAACTCTTTTTAATCAGTTTCACTTAGAAATGAACAACCTATATGAAAAATATGTAGGGAAATTATTAAAGGAAGAGTTACCAAATAATTATTGTGTTATTCTCCAGGATAAGCTTCACTTAGATGAATATGATCAGATAAGCATTAGGCCGGATATTGTAATTTATAATGATGTAAAGCCTTATTTAGTTATTGATACCAAGTATAAGGGTTCCAAAGATATTACGAATAATGACATTTACCAAATGGCAGCTTATATGAGTAAAACAAAAACAGATGGTGTATTATTGTATCCTGCTCAAGAAGTGGCTGAAACAGAATATATTATAAATGGTAGGAGCCTCAATATAAAAACTATTGACTTACAAAACCTTGATGATGGTGCAAAGGATTTAATAAACTGGATAATTAAAGTTTGA
- a CDS encoding GreA/GreB family elongation factor, translated as MLIEMENSNKEKEKGSDNLDFELVLLRLHIKNKKNIKEKFLTLKQLEILDEIIEEFIWLDILKSDLRDGLFSIDELLEIKEFIKSMIKTYSNQFITIEDQVTIKDLLDDNIFQFKLTENNKDTEIKTISPKSPVGQKLIGKTYGEIIEVEVSTIGKKELNKYKVLDYVKSSYVEEIKFNIIQEEFFYIEDWPKDEFDVSSFGINNNCYEKMEETPLYKCGYKIWENGRELSENERWDRLINNAIPKLGTKEVVGTIMSHIRSRSISGEEKYKNAINKWKLDLSKLQNEFNKKKIDLFKSKKSI; from the coding sequence ATGTTAATCGAGATGGAAAATTCTAATAAAGAAAAAGAAAAGGGCAGTGATAATTTAGATTTCGAGCTTGTACTATTACGTTTACATATTAAAAATAAGAAGAATATAAAAGAAAAATTTTTGACACTAAAGCAATTAGAAATTCTAGATGAAATTATTGAAGAATTTATCTGGTTAGATATTTTGAAATCGGATTTAAGAGATGGGTTATTTTCAATAGATGAATTGTTAGAAATTAAGGAATTTATAAAAAGTATGATTAAAACCTATTCAAATCAGTTTATAACTATAGAAGATCAAGTAACTATTAAAGATTTATTAGATGATAACATCTTTCAATTCAAGCTAACTGAAAATAACAAGGATACTGAAATTAAAACTATAAGTCCTAAGTCTCCAGTTGGTCAAAAACTAATTGGTAAAACATATGGCGAAATAATTGAAGTTGAAGTATCTACTATAGGGAAGAAAGAACTTAATAAATATAAGGTTTTAGATTATGTTAAGAGTTCATATGTAGAAGAAATAAAGTTTAATATTATACAAGAAGAATTTTTTTATATTGAGGATTGGCCTAAAGATGAGTTTGATGTTTCTAGCTTTGGAATTAATAATAATTGTTATGAAAAAATGGAAGAAACTCCTTTATATAAATGTGGCTACAAAATTTGGGAGAATGGAAGAGAACTTTCAGAAAATGAACGATGGGATCGTCTGATAAATAATGCGATACCGAAACTTGGCACAAAAGAAGTTGTAGGTACGATAATGAGTCATATCCGTTCGCGTAGTATAAGCGGAGAGGAAAAATATAAAAATGCTATAAATAAATGGAAGCTTGATTTAAGTAAACTCCAAAATGAATTTAATAAGAAGAAGATTGATTTATTCAAATCAAAGAAAAGTATATAA